The sequence below is a genomic window from Carassius carassius chromosome 45, fCarCar2.1, whole genome shotgun sequence.
ctggcgattgtgttctgggaagaccagccagcagcaaaacataaatactggacagacatacctctagaccaggcccattaggaagcatttatattgtcctcgcagaatgagctctgatgttgagggggtaatccttcccctggcattcgatagcgtccacgatccagtgagaaagtctctgttttgAAACAGCACATCCCTTATTACATCCACCAAGCACACGAACAGCTGGTCCAACTGACGAAAGGCGGCCGAGCGATCCATATACATCCGTAAAACCCTAACGGGGTCCCGGCGCTCTGAGCATCAGCGTCACGCGAGGCTTACGGCTCAACAGATAAGGCGGGTAGGGAAACTATAGGTGTACCGAGTGACTTCGGAACGAAACCCGGTCTCGGCCGGTGAGGGACGttacagtcgccaggtccgaaaCCGATGCAATATCGTTAACCAAACTCGAGGCAGACTTCAGGGAAGCTCCTTAACCGCAATAAAAGCTAAGGGCTCGAACGGTAGTAAGAGATAGAGCActcaaaactagagctaaatcccaCGGCGGCACGGAGGGCGGCCATGAAGTACACTATCTCCTTTctcccctgagaaaactgattaccagagcgtGCTTACCGATCGTCAACTGGGGAACGAAAAGCGGCAATAGCggtcacatacaccttcagcgtggatggtttcaaactcccgctccatactgtgctgtagaaagcgcaaaacatccgacacggaacaggtccccgggtcaatataaatgtcctcgcaccattttgtgaaaactccccacttcTGTGAGTGCAGAGCGTCCCACTTATTATGGTCCACgcagcggccacacatgaaggttccacagctcagggctggggtgccatattgtgccgctcgcctgagacagcaggtcctgcctgagggggattcgccatgggggagccatcactaactctctcaggtccgcgaactagggctgattcggccagttcggggccacgagtataactgacgctctctcctccctgatcttgcacaactcaggcagaatcttcaccggagggaacgtgtaagcctggcttccggccaacgcgatgtcagagcatctcccggcaggggggagtgagatagcgagaagAACGTCTTACAGTGTGTGCTCTCGctcgtggcaaacaaatccacttcctctccttgaggaatcccgttcctcgaAAGCATGCTCACTCCACGGTTCAAAGTGCCGGGGATGTGCGTGTATTCCAAACGGTgtatgtgccaccttctctgtgactccgaccacaggcctgaggcaggtacgcccagacgcaccgctccccagcctgaagtagacgcgttcgtagagaaaagagctcctgggctgaacatatccgggctgttccacggtctcagagtgctgacgcaACTGTGAATGACCGTATGTGTTTGTGGACCGAAGACCACGCCCTCGGCGGAACTCGAGTTACAGCCAAAACAGTAGCGGCCGCGATGTAGCAGACCCAAATGGCGCACTGAAGAAGCCGCCGCCAtcagtcccagaagcctctgaaattccctcagtgtAAACGACCTGCCCAGTCTGAAACAGCGCAGAGTCGATGAAATGctctagagagagatgggctcgCATATCCAACGAGTccaaacatattcccagatatgttacAGTCCGACTCGTAAAAACACGATCTTCTGCATATTCACACGCAGTCCCAGCGTATCCAAACGGCGAAGCATTGTCTTCACGTAACTGATAGCACATTtcttgagtgggctaaaatcagccaatcgtccagataaTTCGACATGCGCATTCCGCTCGAGCTGAGGGGAAATTTCGCTCTAACACTCCCTCTCGAGcagactgagaacttcctgtcgcagaacaggacggttctggggcaaagtcagtgacgagaccacgccattgaagcggggaggtctgcgtttgaTTTTGAGAGAATATCCATCGTGAATTATTCCCCGTATCCACGGTGAAACGCCCGGGATAGCCCTCCTACCGTCCATGAAATGACACCGCAGACGCGCTACCTCTACAGCCACTGATGGCTATCTTTGACCAGGGCCCCGCCCCCGCGAGGCTGGCAGCACTGGCGGGAGGGCGGGTCGCGTAATGGTCTGACACTCTTGCGCCATCGAGAGGCCATattataatcatgggtttgtggctctgcgctgttagacagggcgagtgacacaatgTTGGGTGCAAGAATATGGTCCGTGTCTTCCAGGACAGCTAGGGTAAGCCATAGGTGCCTGCAAGGACGTCCATGAGCTCCATGAAACGGCTGAGCAGAGCGCTAGTAACCATCAGCGCGAGATCAGTTGCCGTGCGCCGATCCTTGATGACGTCAGCGCTACTGTGCCGCCTTCTGCCTGAAACACCTTGAGTATTGCCCTGgcatgaagagcagaagctgcctCCTCTCGGAAGTATAGGCTTTGCCCGTCTAAGGGCCGTGAACCGCACGGCTTGGAAGGCAGGCTGTGGTCCGAACCAAATGCAGAGGCAAGTTCGCGGGGCGGAAGCTATCGTCCACCACGCCGCGTCAAACTCGTCTTCAGGCAGGGGAGGGCCCACCAGCGGCTCGCTGGCGGCAGTGGGCCTCATTCCCGCTATTTTCCGAGCCACTCTGGCTCTGAGGGCGCGCACTGGCAGCTCGGCACAGTGGGCTGTGGTCCGTGTGAGAATCCCAGGTAggtcacacagaactggtgaaggtccaaatctagcattagcagccatcggatgcggagaggaaaaacagggtgagtagtcctctattgcaacttccacgatgacttagataagacttctagcgtgaaaaaagagattctgacgtaattttcgcgcccatgcaatttatactgcccgcgaacctgtcagtatttgcatgcttcgcgtcaattggccagctgcccccagctggtgttagccaataagatttcagcaaaagtggagaagggaggagttcccatatacgtcatagctgacgtaatgttgagttcccgcctcgagagggaacaAATAAACAACTTGAATATCCGATCCCTACATGTGGGCGGTAATGAAACGCCCCTCTCTGCTGATTGGTCAaccaaacattacaacataatgATAGTCCTAAAAACATAATAGGAGTCCTACGGATTCTTAACGTGTTTATTTCTACTACATTTTATCTCTATCTCTTCATCAAACAGCCAGATCAAAGAATAGCTTGACACAAACCATACAGAGGCAGAGCCTTTTGGTCCTTTGGCACACGGCTGCTTTATTATAGTATCCACGTCTATCAAAATCTGTCGGGCAAAGCTGTGCGCCTGTTGTAGCGAAGTGCAGACCGCTTTCAGTTTATGTGAACATCTAGTtataacttttgttttagacaatacgctgcattttgaactatgagggaacttaaataaaatgacagatatgaatagaaattagcacatctattatttattacttttctattttgagttttattcataAAGCACTCTATACAAATTTCAGAAACCATTGGTTGTTATCCCAAATGTTTACCTTATGCTGTGTTCCAGACAACGCggatacaatattatatttttattatattatattgcattatacgaataagattatactttacataataataataataataattattattattattatatagcctagagagagagagagagagagagagagagagagagagagagagagattattttgGGGTCCAATAGGTTGCTGGTTTTCGTGCAAATCAGCAAGTCATTTATAGATTatcaatgtataattttgaagtatatttcctacattatatctatttaaattttttctgcctttttaaattttttcatttatgaattcatttaaaacaacggcaaaaatgagtaaaaaatttacaataaagtacaatctaatccttataatcacattgcacttgaataaagtttaatttctaatctgctgatttccctgcaggtgaccgcataaatctttcttcttacaatgttttttattactattattaaataattaaaaagtgcaggaaaaaattaaaatacattaaattaaatgattgaaaaaaTTTAATAAGTAATGCAGGAAATATGCTTGGGGGTTGGGGGGTGGgttctgtcaataacttgctgacatgcaagaaaaacagctgaaaatcacgtttctctctctatatatttattattattattaatattattatgtaaagtagaattatacactataccattataatataatataatataatataatataatataatataatataatataatataatataattatatatagattGTGTAGGCCTACTACAATTCCGAGCCAttctataagatgacatttcatcacttgacaaacggatagagactcttaagtagcacttaaagcacagctacgtgcgACTGAACataaaaacgaaaaaacgaagccGAAGTCTtaatttttcgttttgtttggacaaatgaaaaaaaaaaacgtgcaatttttttcatttttcagatttcaatattaaattaaaaaacgaattaGACGAAGGTACAGGGACCCGTGACACTTGGTAGAATAGGTGTATGCTTCAGAATCTAACTCCTGAGTAACGTTACCGTGCTCGCTCTTGCAGCTCCTTCCCGCTGATTTGGAAGAAATATGGATGACATTTTCGGTAGTTTTGCATTGAATTGCTCTTTTCGGTGTTGGTTAGTCCGTTTTTGAGCTCCGCTGACATATTTTCTTTTACTCATTTTGCGCTCATAAGCTTCACTCTCTAAACAGTTGCGGAAATTCTTAATCGTGATTGGATAACAAGGACAACAGATATGGTCATAATCGCCAATCACGGTAGGCTGCAATTactaccaaaataaaagtcctataCGTTCACGTTATAAAAacgctttaattatttattcgaGTACATTTTTGGGGGCCCCACGCAGTGCGTGCTCTGCGGGACCGTCCGCTGCGCCACTGAATCTGTGTTGTTCTATAAAGCTTTTGGTGATCCCTCTGGGGGGTTTTGCTGTTGTTTCAAAAATAAACAGACTAATTAGAGACACATGAAGCAATTAGTTACACCTTCATTAATCTCACATTTATTAAGTAATATGTGTTTGTGAATATCTTTTCTCTAAAGGCTATTTAGATATTGTATACTTTTCTTTTTAATGAcatcttttggggggggggggggggggctgacctATATATTTCCCAAAATGTTCTCAATTTCACATTCAGTGTTCACAGTAACCCTGGACTGTGAAGCAGAGGCAAAAATTGCAAGGTAGACAACAGCATCTGCACTATCCACAAACCACAGCATCATTGTTGCATGTAAGTATACAATTAAGAGAATCATTGTAACATGTCAATTGTAGATTTTCATAGATTTTGTAGATTTCTGGTTGAATGTCATAAAGGCTTATGTTCTCAAATGATATTTAAGTAATTTGTATAGCACAGACTGTTTGTGACTGTTTCTCACAGGTATTTGGTTTCTGGCCCACTAAAAGTAGAGCACAAGGAAGCCAAGTCGTAAAAAAGGACAGCCATGCAAAACACCAGCAACTTCATCATTCAGCCTGCAGGATTTTACATTGTTGCACTGAGTTCAATGCCTTACAGTAATATCTATGTCATGTTCCTCACTCTGCTTTATGTGATCACAGTCATGTGCAATGTCTTTCTGATCACCATTGTTTTCTATGACCATCGTCTTCATGTCCCAAAGTTCATGGCTGTTGGAAATCTGGCTTTGGTTGATATTGTTCTCAGTACATCTCTTGTGCCTGGCATGATCAAAACTTACATTGTTCTAGACAATTTTGTGCCATTCAAGGTGTGCCTTGTGCAAATGTAcacttattatgtttttttaacacTCGAACCATTATCCTTATGTATTCTCTCTTATGACAGGTTCATTGCAATCTGTTTCCCTTTAAGACAAgacaatataaatacaaacaccaAAATGGTTTATATAATATGTGCTGCTTGGTTCTTTTGTATTGTTATAATTCTGTATCCTGTTACATCCATCCCATCTCTGTCCTTTTGTGGCTCTCTTAAGGTCAACAGCTATTTTTGCGATTATGCTCCTGTTTTAAGACTCGCTTGTAGCGATACGACATCCCAGTGGAATTTTGCAACT
It includes:
- the LOC132127006 gene encoding olfactory receptor 10A2-like — its product is MQNTSNFIIQPAGFYIVALSSMPYSNIYVMFLTLLYVITVMCNVFLITIVFYDHRLHVPKFMAVGNLALVDIVLSTSLVPGMIKTYIVLDNFVPFKVCLVQMYTYYVFLTLEPLSLCILSYDRFIAICFPLRQDNINTNTKMVYIICAAWFFCIVIILYPVTSIPSLSFCGSLKVNSYFCDYAPVLRLACSDTTSQWNFATALTIIFNAGPLIFIFLTYMGILTAVFRMKNNQSRYKALATCSEHLILVALFFIPIVIIFSLGLFGIIINSNVRTVCLSLSSLLTPCINPILYSLKTKEIRSRIHSLVTQRLSVHPLKIHINVQH